The DNA region CGGTGCCACGAGCACGCCCGTGCCGGGATCGTCCTCGAGCCACCCCCTGAGCGTGGCGAGACGGTCCTCGGTGAACCCGGTGGTCCCGACGACCGCGTGGATCCCGTGGGAGATGCAGTACTCGAGGTTGTCCATCACCACGTCGGGGTGGGTGAAGTCGACCACGACCTCGGCACCGGATTCGACGAGGGAGCCCAGTGGATCCTCCTGGTCCACCTCGGCGACCAGCTCGAGGTCCTCCGCCCGGCGGACGGCCTCGCAGATCGCCGTCCCCACCTTGCCGCGTGCACCGAGCACCCCGACCTTCGTCACCGTCATCGTCTCCTCGATTGGTCGTCGCCGAACCCTGTCAGACTATCCGCCCACGCGCCCCAACAGCCCAGCCGCGCCGCCGCCCGGCATGCCGGGACCGACCGCGGCCAGGCACCACGGCGCGGACTCGCCGGTCCAGTAGGCGGCGACCTCGTCGGGGGTGACACGCAGGAGCCTGGCGACGGACTCCTCCACGGGGATCACCGTGTCCCTGTCCAACAGGTGCCGACCGATCCGGGTCATCCTGGACATCGGGTCGTCCAGACCGAGCCTGATGGAACCCGTGAGGTGGCCGATCGCGCGGTCGACCTCGTCGACGGCGGGTGGCGCGGTCAGCATCCCGGACACCACGTCGCCGACCTCGTCGCACAGCGCGCCGACCCGGTCCACCGGGGACCCGGCCACCACCGTGATCAGACCGGTGGATCGGAACTGGTCCATGCCGGCGTAGACCGTGTACGCCAGCCCCAGCTCCTCGCGGATGCGTTGGAACAGCCGCGAACTCAGTCCACCCCCGAGGACCGCGGTGCCGACCTGGGCGGCAGCCCGGTCCCGGTGATCCCGGGCGGGGGTCCGGCGGGCGAGGGCGATCAACGCCTGCTCGGAGTCACTGTCCTCGCCGGCGAGGACGGCCGTCTCCGACCACCCCGCGTCCCGCTCGGGGGCGACGCCGCCGCGGTCGGTCCGCTCGGAACCGCGCTGCCCGGCACCGTGCCGGGAGACCACCTCGGCCAGCGGACCGTCGGCGATCCGGCGGACCAGGGCGTCGTGATCGATCCGCCCGGCCGCGGCGACCACGACGTCGGAGGCGCCGAGCATACGGCGGTGGAACGCCCGGAGTGTCTCGGCGTCCAGAGCCTCGACCGAGTCCTCGGTGCCGATGATCGGCCGGGCGAGTGGGTCTCGCCCGAGGACGGCGGTGGCGACCAGTTCGCAGGCCAGGTCCTCGGGGTCATCCGCCCGCCCGGCCAGCTCGTCGAGTACGACGTCCCGCTCGATCTCCACGTCGTCCGGGTCGCAGGAGCCGTTGGCGACGACGTCCACGAGCACGTCCACCGCTGTGTCCAGCCCCTCGGCGGGAACGTGGACGTGGTAGCAGGTGTGTTCGCGCCCTGTGTAGGCGTTGAGGTCCCCGCCCAGCAGATCGATCCGTTCGGAGAGTTCGCGACCCGTGGCACCGGTGGTCCGTTTGAACAGGACGTGCTCGAGGAAGTGTGCGGCCCCGTGCTCGCCGGGACCCTCGTCCGCCGAGCCGGACCCTATCCAGATGCCGACCGCCGCGGTGTGGCACCAGGGCAGGTCCTCCGTCACCACGCGCACGCCGGGGATCGTGCGGTCCACGCGGATCGTCGGGTTCACGGCCCTTCCCTTCTGTCGACGAACGAGGCACGCACCCCGCGCGCGGGGTGCGTGCCTCGTCGGGTGCCGGCGCCGCTGTCGGCGGGCCGGCGGGGTATCAGTTGTCGCTACCGGCGTCCGCGTCGGAACCGGAGGTCGTGTCCTCGCCCACCGGGATGAGGCTGATCTTGCCGCGGTTGTCGATGTCGGCGATCTCGACCTGCATCTTGTCGCCGACGTTGACCACGTCCTCGACCTTGCCGACGCGCTTGCCCTGGCCCAGCTTGGAGATGTGGACCAGACCGTCGCGACCGGGCAGCAGGGAGAGGAATGCTCCGAACGGAGCGGTCTTGACGACCGTACCGAGGAACCGCTCTCCGACCTTGGGCAGCTGCGGGTTGGCGATGGCGTTGATCTTGTCGATCGCGGCCTGGGCGGACTCGCCGTCGGTCGCACCGATGTACACGGTGCCGTCGTCCTCGATCGAGACGGACGCGCCGGTCTCCTCGGTGATCGAGTTGATCATCTTGCCCTTGGGCCCGATGACCTCACCGATCTTGTCGACGGGGACCTTGATGGCGATGATGCGCGGCGCGAACGGGCTGAGCTCGTCGGGCTCGTCGATCGCCTCGGCCATCACGTCGAGGATGGTGAGCCGGGCCTCGCGGGCCTGGGTGAGCGCGCCGGCCAGGACCTCGGACGGGATGCCGTCGAGTTTGGTGTCCAGCTGGAGCGCGGTGACGAACATGCCCGTGCCGGCGACCTTGAAGTCCATGTCGCCGAACGCGTCCTCGGCACCGAGGATGTCGGTGAGCGCGACGTAGCGGGTCTCGCCGTCGACCTCGTCGGAGACCAGGCCCATCGCGATGCCGGCGACGGGCGCCTTGAGGGGCACACCGGCGTTGAGCAGCGACAGGGTGGAGGCGCAGACGGACCCCATGGAGGTGGAGCCGTTGGAGCTGAGCGCCTCGGAGACCTGGCGGATCGCGTACGGGAACTCCTCGACGCTCGGCAGGACCGGCATGAGCGCACGCTCGGCGAGCGCCCCGTGTCCGATCTCGCGGCGCTTGGGCGATCCCACGCGACCGGTCTCGCCGGTGGAGTACGGCGGGAAGTTGTAGTGGTGCATGTAGCGCTTGCTGGTCTCGGGCCCGAGCGAGTCGATCTGCTGGGCCATCTTGACCATGTCCAGCGTGGTCACGCCCAGGATCTGGGTCTCGCCTCGCTCGAACAGCGCCGAACCGTGAGCGCGCGGGATGACCTCGACCTCGGCGGACAGTGCACGGATGTCCCGCGTGCCGCGGCCGTCGATGCGGAAGTGGTCGGTGAGGATGCGCTGGCGCACGACCTTCTTGGTCAGGGACTTGAACGCGGCCCCGACCTGGCCGAGGCGGTCGGAGAACTGCTCGGTGAGCTGCTCGAGGACGGTCGCCTTGAGCTCGTCGGTCGCGCCGTCACGATCCTGCTTGTCGGCGATCTGCATGATCTGGCCGAGCTTGGTCTCGGCGATCTCGGCGACCGCGGCGTAGACGTCGTCCGCGTACGGCGGGAACAACGGGAACTCACGCGGGGTGCCGGGCGCGGCGTCGGCCAACGCCTGCTGCGCGGCGCACAGCTCGGCGATGAACGGCTTGGCGGCCTCGAGGCCCTGGGCGACGACGTCCTCGGTGGGCGCCTGCGCGCCCCCGGCGACCTTCTCGATCACGTCGTCGGTGGCCTCGGCCTCGACCATCATGATCGCGACGTCGGCGGTGTCACCGGAGCCGACGACACGACCGGCGACGACCATGTCGAAGACGGCGTCGGAGAGCTGCTCGACGGTGGGGAACGCCACCCACTGACCGGCCGGGTCGGCGGCCGTCGGGATGAGGGCGACGCGCACGCCGCCGACCGGGCCCGAGAACGGCAGTCCGGAGAGCTGGGTGGAGGCGGAGGCGGCGTTGATGGCCACCACGTCGTAGAGATCCTTGGGATCGAGGCTCATGACGGTCACGACGACCTGGACCTCGTTGCGGACCCCGTCCGCGAAGGTCGGGCGCAGGGGCCGGTCGATGAGCCGGCAGGTGAGGATGGCGTCCGTGCTGGGACGTCCCTCGCGGCGGAAGAACGAACCGGGGATCCGTCCCGCGGCGTACATCCGCTCCTCGACGTCCACCGTCAGGGGGAAGAAGTCGAAGTGCTCCTTGGGGTGCTTGCCCGCCGTGGTGGCGGACAGCAGCATCGTGTCGTCGTCCAGGTAGGCGACGACCGAGCCGGCGGCCTGCTTGGCCAGCCGGCCGGTCTCGAAGCGGAGCTCGCGGCGACCGAAGTCGCCGTTGTCGATGGTCGCGACGGTCTCGAAGACCCCGTCTTCGACCTCGACGGCCGTGATCTGTGGCATGTGTTTCCTGTCGTGTCGGGTGCATGGGCCGCACGGCGGAATCGTCCCGCCGGGGCCACCGGGCGTCACGTCAGGGGGTCCCGGTTCGACCTCGGTCTTCGATCGAAGCGGCCGGAACGTGCGCCCCACAGCAAATTGGTTCTGCTGGGGGCGTCGGGCTCCGGCGGCCACTACCGAGGACCGTCAATCGGACCTGTCGACCACCCCGGCACGTGTGCACCGGCTCCCCCGAGGCTATCAGGGAAAACCGTCCGGGTCACCGGGGCACGCGGGCCTGACGCCCCCGGCGCGCGGCGACCGGGGGTTCGGGTCGGGTGACCGAAATGCGACGACCCCCGACCGGGAGAACCGGGCGGGGGTCGGTGACGCGGTGGTGGTCCGGCGTCAGCGACGCAGGCCGAGTCGCTCGATGAGCGAGCGGTAGCGCGCGATGTCGGTCTTGGCGATGTACTTGAGCAGACGACGCCGACGTCCGACCATCAGGAGCAGGCCGCGCCGCGAGTGGTGGTCGTGCTTGTGGGTCTTGAGGTGCTCGGTGAGCTGCTGGATGCGCTTGGTGAGCATGGCGATCTGGGCCTCGGGTGAGCCGGTGTCGGTCTCATGGATCCCGTACTCGGCCAGTACGGCCTTCTTCTCTTCGGTGCTGAGCGCCATGGTGTCTCCTGGTTGTTCCAGTCCGCGAATATGTATGACCCCGCCGCCGCGGACCGCAGCTGAGCCGACTGACGAGGTTACCAGCCGGACCGCCCCGGGCCCCAATCCCCGGCTCAGCCCCCCAGCACGCCCCTGGTGGTGGTGACGTCGCGGTCCATGGCCACGAGCAACTCGTCGACGGAGGCGAACTTGACCATCTCGCGGACATGGTCGACGAAGTCGACGGCGGCCAGTCGTCCGTACAGGTCGGCGGACTCGTCCAGCACGAACGCCTCCACGCTGCGGGCGGAGTCCCCGAACGTCGGGTTGGTCCCGACGGAGATCGCGCACGGGTAGCGGCGGCCCGGGACGATCGTGCCGTCCACCGGGCCGTCGTCGAGGACTGTGAACCACCCGGCGTACACGCCGTCGACCGGCACGGCAGTGTGTTCGGGGAGGTCGAGGTTGGCGGTCGGATACCCGAGGTCCCGCCCCCCGCGACCGGCACCGTGGACCACGACCCCGGAGACGCGGTGGGGTCGGCCGAGGACCTCGGCGGCACCGGCCACGTCGGCCTCGCCGAGCAGTCGGCGGACCCGGCTGGAGGAGACGGTCTCGCCCCCGGCCTCGAGAAGGTCCACGATCTCGCAGACGATGCCCCGTTCCGCGCACAGGTCTCGCAGGGTCTCCGGCGTACCGGCCGCGCGTCGGCCGAACGTGAAGTTGCGCCCCACGGTGACCGCACGGGCCCGCAGACCGCGCACGAGGACCCGGTCGACGAACTCCTCGGGCTCCCACGCGGCCATCTCGCGGTCGAAGGGCAGCGCGAACACCGCGTCGATCCCGAACCCGGCCGCGAGCTCGGCACGCCGCTCCAGGGGGGTGAGGACCGACGGGTGGGTTCCCGGCCTGACGACCTCCACGGGGTGGGGGTCGAACGTCACCAGGACGGGGCTGGCACCCAGTTCCCGGCCGTGGCCGACGGCGCGGTCCACCAGGCTCCGGTGGCCCCGGTGGAGTCCGTCGAACACGCCGAGGGCGACGGAGGTCCCGCCGTCGGGGATCACGATCTCGTCGAACGTCCGCCACAATTGCACGGCGACCACCTTACGCGCGGCGTTCACAGGCCCGCCGGGCGCATGACCACGACCGGAGCGGCGCGCCGCCCCGATTCCGAGACCAGCGCCGCGACCCGGCCGTCGGGCCCCACGGCCGCGACGACACCGGTGTCACCGCGGGCCTCGAGCCACCGTCCGTGCCGCAGGCCCTCCGCCTCGTCGGCGTCGATGTCGCGTCGGGGGAACGCGGTCAGCGCGGCGGCGTCGAGGTCCAGCGACAGCGTCGGATCGGCCTCCAGCTGTTCGAGGGTCCGTGCCACGTCGAGGCCGAACGGCCCGACGTGGGTGCGGCGCAGCGCGGTGAGATGCCCCCCGACGCCGACCGCGGTTCCGAGGTCACGGGCGAGGGCGCGGATGTAGGTGCCGGTCGAACAGTCGACGACGACGACGAGGTCGATCACGTCCCCGGTGCGGACCCGCTCGAGCACGTCGAACCGGGAGACGGTGACGCGCCGCGGCTCGAGTTCGACCTCCTCCCCCGCCCGCACACGGTCGTAGGCCCGCCTCCCGTCCACTTTGATCGCACTGACGGCGGACGGGACCTGGTCGATCTCCCCGGTCAGGGCGGTGATGGCCGCGTCCATCGCCTCATCGGTCACATCCGAGGCGTCCGCCGTCGAGGTGGTCTCCCCCTCGGCGTCGTCCGTGGTCGTGGTCTGGCCGAGACGGATGGTGGCCTCGTAGGACTTGGTCTCCAGGGCCAGGAGCCCGAGCATCTTGGTGGCCCGTTCGATGCCCACGACGAGCACTCCGGTCGCCATGGGGTCCAGTGTCCCGGCGTGGCCGACCTTGCGGGTGCCGAAGTACCGACGGAGACGCCCGACGACGTCGTGGCTGCTCATCCCACCGGGTTTGTCGACGACCACCAGGCCGGGTTCGGGTGCGGGGCGGGTATCGGGTCTGCGCGGGGTCACGGCCCCACGCTATCGACCCCGGCGGGTCGCAGCACGATCGCCGAGGCCACATAGCCGTCCCGGACGGCCCATCGGCCGCGGAACTCTCGCACATCGGGCCCCCCGTCGACGGCCTGGCCGTCGATGAGGATCCGCGATCGCAGCGTGCCGGTGACC from Dietzia sp. B32 includes:
- a CDS encoding pitrilysin family protein, which produces MNPTIRVDRTIPGVRVVTEDLPWCHTAAVGIWIGSGSADEGPGEHGAAHFLEHVLFKRTTGATGRELSERIDLLGGDLNAYTGREHTCYHVHVPAEGLDTAVDVLVDVVANGSCDPDDVEIERDVVLDELAGRADDPEDLACELVATAVLGRDPLARPIIGTEDSVEALDAETLRAFHRRMLGASDVVVAAAGRIDHDALVRRIADGPLAEVVSRHGAGQRGSERTDRGGVAPERDAGWSETAVLAGEDSDSEQALIALARRTPARDHRDRAAAQVGTAVLGGGLSSRLFQRIREELGLAYTVYAGMDQFRSTGLITVVAGSPVDRVGALCDEVGDVVSGMLTAPPAVDEVDRAIGHLTGSIRLGLDDPMSRMTRIGRHLLDRDTVIPVEESVARLLRVTPDEVAAYWTGESAPWCLAAVGPGMPGGGAAGLLGRVGG
- a CDS encoding polyribonucleotide nucleotidyltransferase, producing MPQITAVEVEDGVFETVATIDNGDFGRRELRFETGRLAKQAAGSVVAYLDDDTMLLSATTAGKHPKEHFDFFPLTVDVEERMYAAGRIPGSFFRREGRPSTDAILTCRLIDRPLRPTFADGVRNEVQVVVTVMSLDPKDLYDVVAINAASASTQLSGLPFSGPVGGVRVALIPTAADPAGQWVAFPTVEQLSDAVFDMVVAGRVVGSGDTADVAIMMVEAEATDDVIEKVAGGAQAPTEDVVAQGLEAAKPFIAELCAAQQALADAAPGTPREFPLFPPYADDVYAAVAEIAETKLGQIMQIADKQDRDGATDELKATVLEQLTEQFSDRLGQVGAAFKSLTKKVVRQRILTDHFRIDGRGTRDIRALSAEVEVIPRAHGSALFERGETQILGVTTLDMVKMAQQIDSLGPETSKRYMHHYNFPPYSTGETGRVGSPKRREIGHGALAERALMPVLPSVEEFPYAIRQVSEALSSNGSTSMGSVCASTLSLLNAGVPLKAPVAGIAMGLVSDEVDGETRYVALTDILGAEDAFGDMDFKVAGTGMFVTALQLDTKLDGIPSEVLAGALTQAREARLTILDVMAEAIDEPDELSPFAPRIIAIKVPVDKIGEVIGPKGKMINSITEETGASVSIEDDGTVYIGATDGESAQAAIDKINAIANPQLPKVGERFLGTVVKTAPFGAFLSLLPGRDGLVHISKLGQGKRVGKVEDVVNVGDKMQVEIADIDNRGKISLIPVGEDTTSGSDADAGSDN
- the rpsO gene encoding 30S ribosomal protein S15, encoding MALSTEEKKAVLAEYGIHETDTGSPEAQIAMLTKRIQQLTEHLKTHKHDHHSRRGLLLMVGRRRRLLKYIAKTDIARYRSLIERLGLRR
- a CDS encoding bifunctional riboflavin kinase/FAD synthetase encodes the protein MNAARKVVAVQLWRTFDEIVIPDGGTSVALGVFDGLHRGHRSLVDRAVGHGRELGASPVLVTFDPHPVEVVRPGTHPSVLTPLERRAELAAGFGIDAVFALPFDREMAAWEPEEFVDRVLVRGLRARAVTVGRNFTFGRRAAGTPETLRDLCAERGIVCEIVDLLEAGGETVSSSRVRRLLGEADVAGAAEVLGRPHRVSGVVVHGAGRGGRDLGYPTANLDLPEHTAVPVDGVYAGWFTVLDDGPVDGTIVPGRRYPCAISVGTNPTFGDSARSVEAFVLDESADLYGRLAAVDFVDHVREMVKFASVDELLVAMDRDVTTTRGVLGG
- the truB gene encoding tRNA pseudouridine(55) synthase TruB; amino-acid sequence: MTPRRPDTRPAPEPGLVVVDKPGGMSSHDVVGRLRRYFGTRKVGHAGTLDPMATGVLVVGIERATKMLGLLALETKSYEATIRLGQTTTTDDAEGETTSTADASDVTDEAMDAAITALTGEIDQVPSAVSAIKVDGRRAYDRVRAGEEVELEPRRVTVSRFDVLERVRTGDVIDLVVVVDCSTGTYIRALARDLGTAVGVGGHLTALRRTHVGPFGLDVARTLEQLEADPTLSLDLDAAALTAFPRRDIDADEAEGLRHGRWLEARGDTGVVAAVGPDGRVAALVSESGRRAAPVVVMRPAGL